One genomic region from Lates calcarifer isolate ASB-BC8 linkage group LG10, TLL_Latcal_v3, whole genome shotgun sequence encodes:
- the lg10h12orf29 gene encoding uncharacterized protein C12orf29 homolog, with amino-acid sequence MRRLGSVQQKIPCVFLTEVKEEQSRKRECQQFQVVATANVNPVALEANVDCALATEKLDGTCCYVTVYKGQPYLWARLDRKPNKQAEKRFKKYQHSHRSCKGFTWNVEEDFKTVPETWIPAHRVKHHNGHPVPDEHGHIPGWVPVEKDNKQYCWHSSVVDYEVGVALVLRPSADDEDMLEIAAVPLSELMEQTLELIGTNVNGNPYVLGSKKQPVHCLVSHGSVKIRNPPPVDFQQLCSWFQESPEGRVEGIVWHCNDGTLIKVHRHHLGLRWPDGESCFGNKSVIIRVDGTAEYKNTKDLFTSFSTLNGHCFSRLQDIQFDP; translated from the exons ATGCGACGTCTGGGCTCCGTTCAGCAGAAGATACCGTGTGTGTTTCTGACGGAGGTGAAGGAAGAACAGTCCAGAAAACGAGAGTGTCag caaTTTCAGGTTGTTGCCACTGCAAACGTGAACCCTGTCGCTCTGGAGGCGAACGTCGACTGTGCACTTGCCACAGAAAAACTGGATGGTACCTGCTGTTATGTCACAGTTTATAAAG GGCAGCCTTACCTCTGGGCTCGACTTGACAGGAAACCCAACAAACAAGCAGAGAAGAGGTTCAAAAAGTACCAGCATTCACACAGGAGCTGTAAAG GATTCACATGGAATGTAGAGGAAGATTTCAAGACGGTGCCAGAGACATGGATCCCAGCTCACAGGGTCAAACATCACAACGGCCATCCAGTGCCTGATGAACACGGACACATTCCAG GCTGGGTACCAGTGGAGAAGGACAACAAGCAGTACTGTTGGCACTCCTCTGTGGTGGATTACGAAGTCGGGGTGGCTCTCGTTCTCAGGCCCAGCGCTGACGATGAGGACATGCTAGAAATTGCAGCAGTTCCACTGTCTGAACTCATGGAACAAACACTGGAGCTCATTGGAACCAATGTGAATGGGAACCCGTACG TACTGGGGAGTAAGAAGCAGCCTGTCCACTGCCTGGTGTCTCACGGGAGTGTTAAAATCAGAAACCCTCCACCGGTGGACTTCCAGCAGCTGTGCTCCTGGTTCCAGGAGAGTCCAGAGGGACGAGTCGAAGGCATCGTCTGGCACTGCAACGACGGCACGCTCATTAAG GTTCATCGTCATCACCTGGGACTGAGGTGGCCAGATGGGGAATCCTGTTTCGGTAACAAGTCGGTCATCATTCGTGTCGACGGGACAGCTGAGTACAAAAACACTAAGGACTTGTTCACGTCTTTCTCCACACTAAATGGACACTGCTTCAGCCGGCTTCAGGACATCCAGTTTGACCCATAA